From Rhodococcus antarcticus, the proteins below share one genomic window:
- a CDS encoding ABC transporter permease — protein sequence MSRYLFHRAWQSLLTLFLATVVVFLGVRALPGDPALALAGEDRSPAVLAAIRQEYGLDRSLPVQFWSFISNAVRGDLGTSIRTGIPVSSMLRTALPVTLELSVLAMLIAAVVGVGAGVVAAVRRGHLAEWFANALALIGLSVPHFWLGLVAILYLAVATGLFPASGFVPLLDDPIDNLHHIILPAVILGTGLSAVLMRQTRSSMLDSLSTDYVRTAKAKGLRPAVVVGRHALRNSLIVVVTIAGLQLGELLSGAVVTEQIFGLPGFGKMTIDAVFQRDYPVIQAVVLVTATAYITINFLVDLLYSVIDPRIRVGADAA from the coding sequence GTGTCCCGGTACCTTTTCCACCGGGCGTGGCAGTCCCTGCTCACGCTGTTCCTGGCCACGGTCGTGGTGTTCCTCGGGGTGCGCGCCCTGCCGGGAGACCCGGCCCTGGCCCTGGCCGGAGAGGACCGCTCACCGGCCGTCCTGGCGGCCATCCGGCAGGAGTACGGGCTGGACCGCTCGTTGCCCGTGCAGTTCTGGAGCTTCATCAGCAACGCCGTCCGGGGTGACCTGGGCACCTCCATCCGCACCGGGATCCCCGTCTCGTCGATGCTGAGGACCGCGCTGCCGGTGACCCTGGAGCTGTCGGTGCTGGCGATGCTGATCGCCGCTGTCGTGGGGGTCGGGGCTGGTGTCGTGGCGGCCGTCCGGCGGGGACACCTGGCGGAGTGGTTCGCCAACGCGCTGGCCCTGATCGGACTCTCCGTGCCGCACTTCTGGCTCGGGCTGGTCGCGATCCTGTACCTGGCCGTCGCCACGGGCCTGTTCCCCGCGTCCGGCTTCGTGCCGCTGCTGGACGACCCGATCGACAACCTGCACCACATCATCCTGCCGGCAGTCATCCTGGGTACCGGGCTGTCGGCGGTGCTGATGCGCCAGACGCGCTCCTCGATGCTCGACTCGCTGTCCACCGACTACGTGCGCACGGCCAAGGCGAAAGGCCTGCGCCCGGCGGTCGTCGTCGGGCGGCACGCCCTGCGCAACAGCCTCATCGTGGTCGTCACCATCGCCGGGCTCCAGCTCGGCGAGCTCCTCTCGGGGGCGGTGGTCACCGAGCAGATCTTCGGGCTCCCCGGTTTCGGCAAGATGACCATCGACGCCGTGTTCCAGCGGGACTACCCGGTGATCCAGGCGGTCGTGCTGGTCACGGCCACCGCATACATCACGATCAACTTCTTGGTCGACCTGCTCTACTCCGTGATCGATCCGCGCATCCGGGTAGGAGCTGATGCCGCATGA
- a CDS encoding ABC transporter permease translates to MTNVAVPTGADVRGGTSRRSRVLRRLRRNPLAVVSSTVLLVAVVVAVLSPWLAPYAPEQTDFANVFSPPGTSGHLLGTDDLGRDVLSRIMLGARASLLVAALAVATALLIGVPLGLAAGYFRACDAVLSRFTDLLLAFPFLILAVGLAAIRGASLSNAAVAIGIAQIPGVIRLVRSETLRLKSLDFVAAAVVDGASDVWVLFRHILPNATSVILVQATVALPAAILGEAVLSFLGLGIQPPSPSLGTMLATAQQFATKAPWAAILPGLAIMVLALAFNVFGDSLRDALDPKGSRE, encoded by the coding sequence ATGACCAACGTTGCCGTTCCCACCGGAGCCGACGTGCGCGGCGGCACCAGCCGGCGCAGCCGAGTGCTGCGACGGCTGCGCCGGAACCCGTTGGCCGTCGTCAGCTCCACCGTGCTCCTGGTCGCCGTCGTCGTCGCCGTGCTGTCCCCGTGGCTGGCCCCCTACGCACCGGAGCAGACCGACTTCGCGAACGTGTTCTCGCCGCCGGGAACGTCCGGGCACCTGCTGGGGACCGACGACCTCGGCCGGGACGTCCTGTCCCGGATCATGCTGGGAGCGAGGGCGTCCCTGCTGGTCGCGGCCCTCGCGGTGGCCACGGCACTGCTGATCGGCGTGCCGCTCGGCCTGGCGGCGGGATACTTCCGCGCGTGCGACGCGGTGCTGTCCCGGTTCACCGACCTGCTGCTGGCGTTCCCCTTCCTCATCCTCGCCGTCGGGCTGGCCGCGATCCGCGGCGCCAGCCTGAGCAACGCCGCAGTGGCCATCGGCATCGCCCAGATCCCGGGGGTGATCCGGTTGGTGCGCTCGGAGACGCTGCGCCTGAAGTCGCTGGACTTCGTGGCGGCCGCCGTGGTCGACGGGGCCAGCGACGTCTGGGTGCTGTTCCGGCACATCCTGCCCAACGCGACCTCCGTGATCCTGGTGCAGGCAACGGTCGCGCTCCCGGCGGCGATCCTCGGTGAGGCGGTGCTGTCCTTCCTGGGCCTCGGGATCCAGCCGCCGTCGCCGAGCCTGGGAACCATGCTCGCCACGGCGCAGCAGTTCGCCACGAAGGCCCCGTGGGCCGCGATCCTGCCCGGACTGGCGATCATGGTGCTCGCCCTGGCGTTCAACGTCTTCGGTGACAGCCTGCGTGACGCCCTCGACCCCAAGGGAAGCCGAGAATGA
- a CDS encoding ABC transporter ATP-binding protein has protein sequence MTTPTRSVGAPVLTVRGLSVSFTTESGTVSAVDGVDVTLAPGEIVGIVGESGCGKSVTAMSLTGLLPRSAHVTGSVLLEGTELVGARESVLRSARGKKIAYIFQEPMSSLNPVLTVGRQIGEVLQVHEGLSRKKAKARAVELLALVGIPSAGTRVDSYPHQLSGGMRQRVMIAMAVACGPTVLVADEPTTALDVTVQAGILNVLRELRDRLGTSILIITHDLGVIADIADRVVVMYAGRIIERAGVDELFAHPRHHYTAGLLAASPAPGKHAGTERLQEIPGLVPVLSVQPDACTFAERCSAADSLCHDSRPELGADPGAEEPRPDHLVACWHPCGTPSQPRVAVRA, from the coding sequence ATGACCACACCCACCCGATCCGTCGGGGCGCCCGTCCTGACCGTGCGCGGCCTGTCGGTCAGCTTCACGACCGAGAGCGGCACCGTGTCCGCGGTCGACGGCGTGGACGTGACCCTCGCGCCGGGCGAGATCGTCGGCATCGTCGGTGAGTCCGGCTGTGGGAAGAGCGTCACCGCGATGAGCCTGACGGGTCTGCTGCCGCGCAGCGCCCACGTCACGGGCTCGGTCCTGCTGGAGGGGACGGAGCTGGTCGGAGCCCGGGAGTCGGTGCTGCGGTCGGCCCGCGGCAAGAAGATCGCCTACATCTTCCAGGAGCCGATGAGCTCGCTGAACCCCGTGCTGACCGTCGGCCGGCAGATCGGGGAGGTGCTGCAGGTCCACGAGGGCCTCTCCCGCAAGAAGGCCAAGGCGCGCGCGGTCGAGCTCCTCGCACTGGTGGGGATCCCATCGGCCGGCACCCGCGTCGACAGCTACCCGCACCAGCTCTCCGGCGGCATGCGCCAGCGGGTGATGATCGCGATGGCGGTGGCCTGCGGGCCGACGGTGCTGGTCGCCGACGAACCCACCACAGCCCTCGACGTCACCGTGCAGGCGGGGATCCTGAACGTCCTGCGCGAGCTCAGGGACCGGTTGGGGACGAGCATCTTGATCATCACCCACGACCTCGGGGTCATCGCGGACATCGCCGACCGGGTGGTGGTCATGTACGCCGGACGCATCATCGAGCGGGCGGGGGTGGACGAGCTGTTCGCCCACCCCCGCCACCACTACACCGCGGGACTGCTCGCGGCCTCGCCTGCGCCCGGCAAGCACGCCGGAACCGAGCGGCTGCAGGAGATCCCGGGCCTGGTGCCCGTGCTGTCCGTCCAGCCCGATGCCTGCACCTTCGCCGAGCGGTGCTCCGCTGCTGACAGCCTCTGCCACGACAGCAGACCGGAGCTGGGCGCCGACCCCGGCGCGGAGGAGCCCCGGCCCGACCACCTGGTCGCGTGCTGGCACCCGTGCGGGACGCCGTCGCAGCCGCGAGTGGCGGTGCGGGCGTGA
- a CDS encoding ABC transporter ATP-binding protein has product MSGDEPALELADLVMHFGAVRAVDGVSLSIRKGQVTALVGESGSGKSTVGRCIVRLLEPTSGTVRVGGTDITKLSRRQLRPHRKDVSIVFQDPAGSLDPRMLVGDVIGEPLRLQGDASRRDVQARVDRELSRVGLRSEVARRYSHELSGGQRQRVSIARALISDPTLLVADEPTSALDVSVQASVLNLLADLQRDIGFACLFITHDLSAVEYLADEIAVMYLGQLIEKGSRERIFSRPTHPYTQALLAAAPIADPPRQRARQPVLLGDDLPSALNPPTGCRFHTRCPLAFDRCVTEVPPLLEIEDGTVACHLVRPDGTGPDIRTTDHSGTTR; this is encoded by the coding sequence GTGAGCGGGGACGAGCCGGCGCTCGAGCTGGCGGACCTGGTCATGCACTTCGGTGCGGTCCGGGCCGTCGACGGTGTCTCGCTGAGCATCCGCAAGGGCCAGGTCACCGCGCTGGTCGGGGAGAGCGGCTCCGGCAAGTCCACGGTCGGACGGTGCATCGTCCGGCTGCTCGAACCCACGTCCGGGACGGTGCGGGTCGGGGGGACCGACATCACCAAGCTGTCCCGTCGCCAGCTCCGCCCGCACCGCAAGGACGTCTCGATCGTGTTCCAGGACCCCGCGGGCTCGCTGGACCCCCGGATGCTGGTCGGCGACGTCATAGGCGAACCGCTGCGGCTGCAGGGGGACGCCTCTCGACGGGACGTCCAGGCGCGGGTCGACCGCGAGCTCAGCCGTGTCGGCCTGCGCAGCGAGGTGGCCAGGCGCTACTCCCACGAGCTGTCCGGCGGGCAGCGTCAACGGGTGAGCATCGCCCGCGCGCTCATCTCGGACCCGACGCTGCTCGTCGCCGACGAGCCCACGAGCGCGCTGGACGTCTCGGTGCAGGCGTCGGTGCTCAACCTGCTGGCCGACCTGCAGCGCGACATCGGGTTCGCGTGCCTGTTCATCACCCACGACCTCTCCGCGGTGGAGTACCTCGCCGACGAGATCGCGGTGATGTACCTGGGACAGCTGATCGAGAAGGGCTCCCGGGAGAGGATCTTCAGCCGTCCCACCCACCCCTACACGCAGGCGCTGCTGGCCGCGGCTCCGATCGCCGACCCACCCCGCCAGCGCGCCCGCCAGCCGGTGCTGCTCGGGGACGACCTCCCGTCCGCTCTGAACCCGCCCACGGGCTGCCGCTTCCACACCCGCTGCCCGCTCGCGTTCGACCGCTGCGTCACCGAGGTCCCCCCGCTGCTGGAGATCGAGGACGGGACAGTGGCCTGCCACCTGGTGCGGCCCGACGGGACGGGCCCCGACATCCGCACCACCGACCACTCGGGGACCACACGATGA
- a CDS encoding gamma-glutamyltransferase family protein — MASSTHWIASQAAMRALELGGNAFDAAVTAGFVLHVVEPHLNGPGGEAPAIIATAADPAPRVLAGQGPAPAAATTAHFAALGIELIPGSGPLAATVPGAVDAWLLLLRDHGTQRLAEVLEPAIGYAGGGHPLGERVSTTVASVRELFADSWAPSAELWLRNGAAPEIGAMFANPTYARTLARLVEEGEAAGTDRETQIDGARRAWSQGFVADAVDAFSRRAFRDSTGDAHAGLVTGADMAVFSATWEQPTTLEWHGFSVAKTQPWGQGPALLQTMSILDALGDPAALDPSTAEGIHPIAEALKLAYADREAWYGDSDDVPVSTLLSREYAVQRARLVGDRASGEVRPGSPDGRAPRIAAYLLDRRSAATSDATTGEPTVQPDGVTRGDTCHVDVVDRWGNMISATPSGGWLQSSPTIPELGFPLGSRLQMFWLEEGLASSLVPGRRPRTTLTPTMVHRDGEPVLACGSPGGDQQDQWQLLFLLRHLLGGQSLQEAIDAPMWNTTSFPGSFYPRTVEPAVLVAEDRIDESVLAALEARGHQVRRSGPWSLGRMCAVSRDPGTGVLGAGANPRGMQGYACGR, encoded by the coding sequence ATGGCCTCGTCCACCCACTGGATCGCCTCCCAGGCCGCGATGCGGGCGCTCGAGCTGGGCGGCAACGCGTTCGACGCCGCGGTGACCGCAGGGTTCGTCCTGCACGTCGTCGAGCCCCACCTGAACGGGCCCGGGGGGGAGGCGCCGGCCATCATCGCGACGGCCGCGGACCCCGCGCCGCGGGTCCTCGCGGGTCAGGGACCCGCGCCCGCCGCTGCCACCACCGCCCACTTCGCCGCTCTGGGGATCGAGCTGATCCCGGGCTCGGGACCGCTGGCGGCGACCGTGCCGGGGGCGGTCGACGCGTGGCTGCTGCTGCTGCGCGACCACGGGACCCAGCGGCTCGCCGAGGTCCTGGAACCGGCCATCGGGTACGCGGGTGGCGGGCACCCCCTCGGTGAGCGGGTCAGCACCACCGTGGCGAGCGTGCGTGAGCTGTTCGCGGACAGCTGGGCCCCCTCGGCCGAGCTGTGGCTCCGCAACGGCGCCGCACCGGAGATCGGGGCGATGTTCGCGAACCCCACCTACGCCCGTACCCTCGCCCGGCTGGTCGAGGAGGGGGAGGCCGCGGGCACCGACCGCGAGACCCAGATCGACGGGGCCCGTCGGGCGTGGAGCCAGGGGTTCGTGGCCGACGCGGTCGACGCCTTCTCCCGGAGGGCGTTCCGCGACTCCACCGGTGACGCCCACGCGGGGCTGGTGACTGGTGCCGACATGGCGGTGTTCAGCGCCACGTGGGAGCAGCCGACCACGCTGGAGTGGCATGGGTTCTCGGTGGCCAAGACCCAGCCCTGGGGTCAGGGGCCGGCCCTGCTGCAGACCATGAGCATCCTCGACGCGCTCGGGGACCCCGCGGCGCTGGATCCGTCCACGGCCGAGGGGATCCACCCGATCGCGGAGGCGCTCAAGCTGGCCTACGCCGACCGTGAGGCCTGGTACGGCGACAGCGATGACGTCCCCGTGTCGACGCTGCTCTCGCGCGAGTACGCCGTGCAGCGAGCCCGGTTGGTGGGCGATCGGGCCAGCGGCGAGGTCCGGCCCGGCAGCCCCGACGGCCGGGCACCCCGCATCGCTGCATACCTGCTGGACCGCCGTTCTGCCGCCACCTCGGACGCGACGACCGGGGAGCCCACCGTGCAGCCGGACGGGGTGACCCGGGGCGACACCTGCCACGTCGACGTCGTCGACCGCTGGGGGAACATGATCTCGGCGACGCCCAGCGGGGGGTGGTTGCAGAGCTCGCCGACCATTCCGGAGCTCGGGTTCCCGCTCGGCAGCCGGTTGCAGATGTTCTGGCTCGAGGAGGGGCTCGCGTCCTCGCTCGTGCCCGGCAGGCGGCCGCGCACCACCCTGACCCCCACGATGGTGCACCGCGACGGCGAACCCGTCCTCGCCTGCGGCTCCCCGGGCGGCGACCAGCAGGACCAGTGGCAGCTGCTGTTCCTGCTGCGGCACCTGCTCGGGGGGCAGTCCCTGCAGGAGGCCATCGACGCCCCGATGTGGAACACGACCAGCTTTCCCGGCTCCTTCTACCCCCGCACCGTGGAACCCGCGGTGCTGGTCGCCGAGGACCGCATCGACGAGTCCGTGCTGGCGGCCCTCGAGGCACGCGGCCACCAGGTCAGGCGGTCCGGTCCGTGGAGCCTGGGGCGGATGTGCGCGGTGTCGCGCGACCCTGGAACGGGCGTGCTCGGCGCTGGGGCCAACCCGCGCGGCATGCAGGGCTACGCATGCGGACGGTAG
- a CDS encoding GntR family transcriptional regulator, giving the protein MRTVERASRNGDAPTIGGQHLPLRDQVLAVLRQRIVNGDYPPGERLTEDRLAADFGVSRNPVREALRVVEAEGFVIMVPRRGAVVATPDATTIADLFAVRERLEMLAARLAAERATPGDVAGLRRLLDEARVATEGVDFDTVAELNSAFHLRVIEISGNRWLASIASALYLHVQWVFRIGAAQRAPHSWIEHIHLVDTIEAGDVDAAEAAALAHVVAASAAALDKLSEG; this is encoded by the coding sequence ATGCGGACGGTAGAGCGGGCCTCGCGCAACGGTGACGCGCCGACGATCGGCGGACAGCACCTGCCGCTGCGGGACCAGGTCCTGGCTGTCCTGCGTCAACGCATCGTCAACGGCGACTACCCGCCGGGCGAGCGGTTGACCGAGGACCGGCTGGCGGCGGACTTCGGCGTCTCCCGGAACCCGGTCCGCGAGGCGCTGCGGGTCGTCGAGGCGGAGGGGTTCGTGATCATGGTCCCGCGCCGGGGTGCTGTCGTGGCCACACCCGATGCCACCACGATCGCCGACCTGTTCGCCGTGCGCGAGCGGCTGGAGATGCTGGCGGCGCGCCTCGCGGCCGAACGGGCGACGCCCGGCGACGTGGCGGGTCTTCGACGCCTGCTGGACGAGGCGAGGGTGGCCACCGAAGGGGTCGACTTCGACACGGTGGCCGAGCTCAACAGCGCGTTCCACCTCAGGGTGATCGAGATCAGCGGCAACCGGTGGCTCGCGTCGATCGCGAGCGCCCTGTACCTGCACGTCCAGTGGGTCTTCCGGATCGGTGCCGCCCAGCGGGCCCCGCACTCGTGGATCGAGCACATCCACCTGGTCGACACCATCGAGGCCGGCGACGTCGACGCAGCCGAGGCGGCGGCGCTGGCCCACGTGGTGGCCGCCTCGGCCGCTGCGCTGGACAAGCTCAGCGAGGGCTGA
- a CDS encoding YoaK family protein, whose translation MVPVASTTALEGLKRRRHTLVVLLTLVTGAADATGFLALGGAFSSVMTGNMVLLGLSAGHTDAALAVTSGSAIISYVVGVLLGAHVAGAAVPGDPVWPRQVSRALTVEGAVLLVFLLVWEVTLGDRSTGTALALLMIAAAALGIQSSAIQRFGVSGLSSTYLTGTLTTLIGAVAARSPRHTLLPSAQVLSALVVGAGAGALVVEHLPWFSPVLIIGPLVVVVGLSRRVHDGGWSGSARPDGSVLNSPQPSRRGAWWPRSTR comes from the coding sequence GTGGTACCCGTCGCCAGCACGACCGCGCTCGAGGGCCTGAAGCGGCGCCGTCACACCCTGGTCGTCCTGCTGACCCTGGTCACCGGGGCTGCGGACGCGACCGGCTTCCTGGCGCTGGGTGGCGCGTTCTCGAGCGTCATGACGGGCAACATGGTCCTGCTCGGCCTGTCCGCCGGGCACACCGACGCCGCGCTGGCCGTCACCTCGGGCAGCGCCATCATCAGCTACGTGGTGGGGGTGCTGCTCGGCGCGCACGTCGCCGGGGCTGCTGTGCCGGGAGACCCGGTGTGGCCGCGGCAGGTGAGCCGCGCGCTCACCGTCGAGGGGGCCGTCCTGCTGGTCTTCCTGCTCGTGTGGGAGGTGACTCTGGGAGACCGGTCGACGGGGACCGCGCTGGCCCTGCTGATGATCGCGGCGGCTGCGCTCGGCATCCAGAGCAGCGCGATCCAACGGTTCGGCGTCTCGGGCCTGTCGTCCACCTACCTCACCGGCACGTTGACCACCCTCATCGGGGCCGTCGCAGCACGGAGTCCGCGACACACGCTGCTGCCGAGCGCGCAGGTCCTCTCCGCGCTGGTCGTGGGCGCCGGTGCGGGGGCCCTGGTCGTCGAGCACCTGCCGTGGTTCTCGCCCGTCCTGATCATCGGTCCCCTCGTCGTGGTGGTCGGGCTGTCGAGGCGGGTGCACGATGGGGGGTGGAGCGGTTCAGCCCGTCCGGATGGTTCTGTGCTGAACTCGCCGCAACCGTCGAGAAGGGGTGCGTGGTGGCCGCGAAGCACGAGGTGA
- a CDS encoding DUF488 domain-containing protein: protein MAAKHEVKVGRPYDSRRYGDGLRVLVDRLWPRGLSKEAADLDEWCKQISPSTQLRTWYGHDPERFAEFGRRYRTELEEPERAAALVHLRALAERRVLTLLTASKAVDISEAVVLAEVLRT from the coding sequence GTGGCCGCGAAGCACGAGGTGAAGGTCGGGCGGCCCTACGACTCCCGCCGGTACGGGGACGGGCTGAGGGTGCTGGTCGACCGGCTCTGGCCGCGGGGGTTGAGCAAGGAGGCCGCGGACCTGGACGAGTGGTGCAAGCAGATCTCCCCGTCCACCCAGCTGCGCACCTGGTACGGCCACGACCCCGAGCGCTTCGCAGAGTTCGGCCGCCGCTACCGGACCGAGCTCGAGGAGCCCGAGCGCGCGGCTGCGCTGGTCCACCTGCGCGCACTGGCCGAACGGCGGGTGCTGACCCTGCTCACGGCCAGCAAGGCCGTCGACATCAGCGAGGCCGTGGTGCTCGCGGAGGTGCTCCGCACGTAG